In Candidatus Dadabacteria bacterium, the sequence CCGCGCAAACTCAGAACGAGTTAATCACTGCGAGACCAGGTTAACCCCTTCGTACTCAAGAATCGCCCTTTTCACGTCAAGCCCCCAGCGGTAGCCGTGAAGATCCCCCGCCTTTCCTATAATACGGTGGCAAGGCACCAAATAAGCAATCGGATTTCCCGCCACGGCATTTGAGACGGCCCTTACTGCAGTGGGCACTCCTGCCGACTCCGCAAGTTCTGAATAGGACAAGGTCTCACCCTCCCGGACCTCCATCAGCTTTTCCCATACCTTGAGCTGAAACCGTGTTCCTAGGAGCAGTATCTCCGGAGGCCGTCTTCCCGGGGAAAACAGCAAGTTCCGCAATACTTCGGCCGTTTTTTCGTCATCCCTTCGGTTCTTCGGGTTTGGCCATGCCTTCCTGAATTCTTTCAAGTGGCTTTCAGGATCAGTGCGGAAAAAACTCATATGGCATATAGCTTCTTCGCATATCCCGATAAGACATTTTCCAAACGGAGTACCGTGGATCCCGTAGATAATGCGCATCCCGGACCTGGTTTTTTTCTTTTTCCCGGAAGAAATCTCTTTCGTGTTAACCACAATACCCCGCCATAAGTGGTCCGGAAAGCTTTTCAAGACTCCATTATCGTGGGTTTTCCCATTTATCGACTGCAAAGCAAAACTACCTCCTTCCGAAAATTGATCTCGCTATTATCATCTTGTGTATCTCGTTTGTGCCTTCGTATATCTCCCCGACCTTGGAATCTCTGTAGATTTCCTCGACCTTGTAGGTGGAGGAATCGTGGGCAAGTTCCACCATAAGCCCGAGACCTCCGAATATCTGAACGGCGTCGCGGGCCATAGTAACACTTATCTCCGAGCCGTAGTACTTGGCGGCGGATGTCTCGAAAGTCGGGAAAGGATCCCCATTGTCAAGGCAGAGCGCGGCCTTCAGATACAGGTTCCTAGCGTTTTCTATCTCAACAGCCCTCTGCGCCAGCAAAAACTGCCAGTACTGAAAATCGGCTATCTTTTTTCCGAAAGCCTCCCTCTCGTTCATGAACTCCACGCATTCGTCGAACGCCGACTGCGCCATCCCCACCCCGCTTGCCCCGATTCCCGTCCTTCCGTAAAGAAGGGAATTAACGGCGACCCGAAGGCCATCTCCCTCCTTCCCTATTAGGTTTTCCCGGGGCACCTCCACATCTTCAAGGTATATGTCGTAGGTAAGTTCTCCCCTGTTTCCGAGTTTCTTATCCGGGGGACTCACGGAACAACCCGGCGAATCAAGATCAACCACTATCATTATGGACTTGTCCCCCGCTGAAGCTAGCAGAGTAACGAAATCAGCCACCCCGGCGTTGGTTATGTAGCGCTTGCGGCCGTTTACAATGTATTTTTTGCCCTTCCTGCGGGCTTTCGTTACAAGAGACTCGGTCCTTACGTCGGAACCCGACTGGGGCTCCGTCATCGCAAATGACGCCACCGAGGTTCCATCAAGAGCCGCAGCGAGATATTTTTCCTTTATGTGGGGGGACCCCATAGCCAAGGTTTTTCCGGAAAGCAAAAAGTGGGCATTTATCGTTCCCGCGACGCTCGCACTTATGTAGGCGAGTTCCTCCGCCATAACCGCTGCCGCGCACGCGGGGTGGGAAAGACCCAGTCCCCCGTCCTTTTTTGAATACGGGATCCGGAAAAGTCCCTCTGCGGCCATTTTCCTGAAAAGATCACGGGGAAAATTCTCGTTTTTCTCGCTTTTCTCTCCTATGTCCCTAGCAATCGGAAGAACCTCTTTTTCGGCAAAGTCCCTCACTTTCTTCCTGATTTCTCTCGTTTCTTCGGGAAAAAGATGCTCCTTGTAGAGCTTTGTCTGCATTCTTGGGGGTAATTTGCGCACTCTGCTAACTCCCGTAGTAAAGAATTGTACTTCTGCGAGAACAGACGGGCAGATATTATTTAAACAGTTTAACCAACTTATCAGATGAACGTTAAAAGCGTCTCAGGAGAACCGGTATCCGGAAGCAAAAATAAGAACCCTAGATGCTCCGTGCTTCTCACGGTCTTCGCTCTCAAGTAGAATGAATCTGAGCAAATCCGCACTTGGGAGGAACCAGTTGTCTCTTACCGGAATCGTCGTACCGTACTGGGCCGACGTAAAAAAAGATGATCTCACCTATTTTTCGAAACTGGCAGAAGACTTGGGCTATCACTCCATCTGGGTTCCCGAAATGTGGGGACGGGACGCATTTTCCCTGATATCCCACATGGCGTCGGTCACAGAAAGGATAAATCTGGCCACCGGTATCATCTCCGTTTACAGCAGGTCTCCGGCACTCATAGCGCAGACTGCGGCCACCGTGGATGAGTACTGCGGGGAAAGATTCATCCTCGGACTCGGGATAAGCAGCGTTTACCTCAACGAATACTGGCACGGCACGAAATTCGAGCGTCCCCTGAGACGGACGCTTGAGTGCGTCGAGATAATAAGGACGGTCCTCGCGGGAAAGAGAGTCGACTATGATGGGGAGATTTTCAGGCTTAAGAACTTCAGGCTTCTTTTTAAGCCCCGGCGAAGCGAGATTCCCATATATATCGCATCCATGGGACCGAAAAACATCGAGCTTACCTCCCGGGTCGCTGACGGCTGGATTCCCTACCTCTGCCCCGTGAGCCTTATTAACGAAAGAAAAAAGGTGCTCGCTTCCGGCGGAAGAAAAATAACCGTGGCCCCGTTTATTCCGGCGATGGTTTCCGAGGACCGAAGCGAATCAAGAGAAATCGTAAGGGAGTTCGTGGCCCTTTATGTATGCTCCATGGGAGATTACTACCACAAGCTCGTAAGCAGCTACGGATTCGGGGAGGAAGCGGACAGGGCGAAAAAGCTCTGGCGGGAAAACAGGGCGGAAGCCATAAAAAGCATAAGTGACGAACTGCTTGATCTTGTTTCCGTGAGCGGTTCCCCGGAGGAGGGAAGAGCAAAGCTCGCGGAGTTCGCCGAGAGCTCCGATCTTCCCATTCTCATGTTCCCCTATAACGCTTCGAGAGAGCAGACAGCTTTTGCAATGAAAGCGCTTGCCCCTTGAGAGAACAATCCGGACTTAAGGGTCAGGTCTTGACATAAATTCCTGTCTTCATTATAATCCCTTCCATGGCAAGACCGCTAAGACCGGAATACGCAGGGGCCGTCTATTACGTCTCCTCGGTCGGGAACAGAGGGCAGAGCGTCTTTCAGAACTCAGCCGACGGCAACGCCTGGATAGAAATCCTCGAGGGGGTATGCGGAAGGTTCGGATGCCTTTGCTTTGGCTACTGTCTCATGTCCGACGGGTATCATCTGGTCATTGAGACCCCGAAGCCCAACCTCTCAAAAGCCATAAGACAGCTAAACGGCGTTTACACCCAGCGTTCAAACAGGCTGCACGATACAGACGGTCACGTTTTCCGGGGAAGATATAAATCCATAGTTGTCCAGAGGGAGAAATATCTTCTACCCCTTATGGCCCATATCTTTCTTCTACCCCTTCGAGCCGGCTTCGTAAAACATCCCAACCAGTTCAAATGGAGCAGTTGCAGGTACCTTTATGGAAAGGATGAAGCGCCAGGATACATAGACCTCGAGTGGTTCTCAGAAGGATTCTCTTCGGATATAAGCGCTTTTGATGAGTTTCTCGAAGAGAATAGTTCGCGCGACGTGATCTCGGAAGCCCAAAAGCAGATATATCTCGGCGATGATGGATTCATAGAGCTTGTGCA encodes:
- a CDS encoding methylated-DNA--[protein]-cysteine S-methyltransferase, which translates into the protein MVNTKEISSGKKKKTRSGMRIIYGIHGTPFGKCLIGICEEAICHMSFFRTDPESHLKEFRKAWPNPKNRRDDEKTAEVLRNLLFSPGRRPPEILLLGTRFQLKVWEKLMEVREGETLSYSELAESAGVPTAVRAVSNAVAGNPIAYLVPCHRIIGKAGDLHGYRWGLDVKRAILEYEGVNLVSQ
- a CDS encoding acyl-CoA dehydrogenase family protein, encoding MRKLPPRMQTKLYKEHLFPEETREIRKKVRDFAEKEVLPIARDIGEKSEKNENFPRDLFRKMAAEGLFRIPYSKKDGGLGLSHPACAAAVMAEELAYISASVAGTINAHFLLSGKTLAMGSPHIKEKYLAAALDGTSVASFAMTEPQSGSDVRTESLVTKARRKGKKYIVNGRKRYITNAGVADFVTLLASAGDKSIMIVVDLDSPGCSVSPPDKKLGNRGELTYDIYLEDVEVPRENLIGKEGDGLRVAVNSLLYGRTGIGASGVGMAQSAFDECVEFMNEREAFGKKIADFQYWQFLLAQRAVEIENARNLYLKAALCLDNGDPFPTFETSAAKYYGSEISVTMARDAVQIFGGLGLMVELAHDSSTYKVEEIYRDSKVGEIYEGTNEIHKMIIARSIFGRR
- a CDS encoding LLM class flavin-dependent oxidoreductase, producing the protein MSLTGIVVPYWADVKKDDLTYFSKLAEDLGYHSIWVPEMWGRDAFSLISHMASVTERINLATGIISVYSRSPALIAQTAATVDEYCGERFILGLGISSVYLNEYWHGTKFERPLRRTLECVEIIRTVLAGKRVDYDGEIFRLKNFRLLFKPRRSEIPIYIASMGPKNIELTSRVADGWIPYLCPVSLINERKKVLASGGRKITVAPFIPAMVSEDRSESREIVREFVALYVCSMGDYYHKLVSSYGFGEEADRAKKLWRENRAEAIKSISDELLDLVSVSGSPEEGRAKLAEFAESSDLPILMFPYNASREQTAFAMKALAP
- a CDS encoding transposase — encoded protein: MARPLRPEYAGAVYYVSSVGNRGQSVFQNSADGNAWIEILEGVCGRFGCLCFGYCLMSDGYHLVIETPKPNLSKAIRQLNGVYTQRSNRLHDTDGHVFRGRYKSIVVQREKYLLPLMAHIFLLPLRAGFVKHPNQFKWSSCRYLYGKDEAPGYIDLEWFSEGFSSDISAFDEFLEENSSRDVISEAQKQIYLGDDGFIELVQEKTKRDSRSKDIPKYQLTKPVPGMIDGFMRSGHSREEAIAKTYLTGDYTLREVADAVSVHYSVVSKIVSEYEKTSSLSR